The DNA segment TGTACTCGTTGTCGGTGCCAAGCGTCTCCTCGGCAATTGTCATGATGTCCTCGACGTCCTCGGGGTCGACCATCTCCCGCGTGGCCTCGTAGAACTCACGGGGATACTCCCGCATGATGTCGATGTTGTGGGCCTCGTCGTCGATCTCTGAGGGATCGATACGGGAGGACATGACCAGTGGTGCATCCATACGACCACCGCGCTGATCCGGGAGGTACTTCTTGCTGAAGTTCAACAACCCGTCCATCAGTAGCATCACACAATCTTCGTCACCGTCGCAGTTCCGGCGTTTCGCGGCGTGAAAGTACGGATGGGCGTAGCCCACGGCCGCAGTCGTAAAGCCGACGACGCGGCCGACCGTCGCGGCGCTGGTGTGCGGTGCCATCCCGAAGACGAGTTCGCCGACCAGATCCTGTCTGTCTTCGAGTTCGTAGAACGGGTCGATCCCGTAGTACTTGGCCAACAGGTCGTCGACGAAATCCGCCGTCTTGAGCATGTGCTCGGCCGCACCGTCCGAGAGAACGATATCCTGCACGCGAAGCTCGACGAGCTGGTCGTCGTGCCGTAACGGATCGCCGTTGACGTCCTCCTCGTAGCCGAGCTCCCGGAACTGCTCAGCGGTGACGTCCAGTTCTGCCGGCCGGACCGAGGTAACGGGCAGGTCGGTCATGTCGTAGCGGACCGTGCCGTCCTTGAACGCCGAAACGTCGTGTTTCGCCCGCAAGACGCCTTTCTCCATCGGTTCGGGGACTTTCTCCTTCGAGGAGAGTCCCTTGACGCCTTTCAGCACGTCGAAAGCCGCCTCGCGCTCGCCGACGGAATCGAGCGCCGACCGGTAGGCCTCGTGGACATCGATCGTTTTCCTCTGAGTGGGGCGGGCCAGCGTCTCACACCGCGAGCATTCGGCCCGGCCGGACTCGTCGGGTTCGACCTCCTGGCCGCAGTCCGGGCAGACGTAGACGACTTCCGCGGCTCCGCCACACTCCGGGCAGCGCGCCTCGTGGGTCTCGGTTCCGCACTCGACACACCGCCGCCGGCTGACTTCGACTTCGACCAGTCCAGGCTGGTCCTGCATGTTCTCGGCGTGGGTGCCCGCTTTCGAAACGTCGCGCTGGGCTCCCCCGGCCTCGCCGATCGGAAAGAGCGTATGCACGGCGGGTGAGAGTTCCCGTTCCTCTGATTTCTCGGGTCGGCCCATCCGGTTACCGATCCTGGTCGGCGCACGCTCGCGCACCTGAAACGGAGCGACCTCGTTGATCGCGACGATTGCATTGTCCCCGTCGGCATACGTTCGAGCACGCTCGGAGAGGTCCTCCCGGGACCACTCCCGGTCGAGGTCGTCGTCGAACCCCATCGACCGGACCAGCGGTCGCCACTCGGAGACGATCAACGACTCCTCAGTCTGGACGTGAGTGACGAGTAAGGTCTCCAGGGCCTCCCGGGCGGTCTCGGTCCGTGGGACGACGAGACCCACGTTTCCATCGGAAACAGAGGGGTGTTCGTTTTCAATAGTTGCGCCATCCGGTACGGCTATATCAGCACGTTCGACGGCTGAGGCTAGTTCACACATGTCCTCGATGGTAATGTCGTGCCAGCAATAGGTGTATTTCGGATGGAGAGGAGCGGCGTACTCGTCGGCCCATTCGAGTGCTTCCTCAGGTGAGGGGGCCTCCAGATCGACCGCGACGGCGTCTCGCATCGCCTGGACGTCCGCGCCCGCCTCCTCGAAGTCCTTGACCCACCACTCGACGGTGTAGGAGGCGGGGACGAGCGGGTGGTTGTTCTCGACGAACTCGCCGTAGTTGACCAGGTACTCCCCGATGTCGAGGACTGCCTCGACGCCGTTGCGGACCTCGATGGCCTCCTCGGGGTCGTCGATCCGGCGGACCTCGCCGTTCGCGAGCTTGACCATCGGCCCTTCGATGGAGTCGACGGGGACGACCCCCGCGGCCTTGCCCGGACGCTCGGTCTTGAGCTGGGTCCCGGCCGCCAGGAAGTCGTCGACCAGGTGCATCGTCGCCGGGTGGACGCCCGCCGTCGCGTTCCCGTGGTTGCGCGCCCGGCCGTACCGGAGTCGGAACCCGCCCGGCTCGCTCGGATGGGTGAACACCGGCCGCCCGGCGATCAGGTCCCGCAGGAATTTCTCGGAGGGGTCAGCGCGCGGCGGTCCGGCCAGTTCGTCGTCCGGTTCGCCGTCCTCGACGTCTGTGTCCGCGTCGTCAGCGTCAGCCTCGGTGTCGCTATCCTCCGCGTCTGTGTCGTCCTCGCCGTCGTCTTTCCCGATCGTGCCGTCGATCAGGTCCTGGAGCCAGGGCCACTCGACCTCATCGAGGTTGCGCGTGTAGCGCTGGATCTTCGGTGCCTTGAGCGCGATCCCCTCGGCGAAGACCAGACACATCCCGCCGCGCGAAGAGTTGGTGTCGACCCGTTCGAGGTCGCGAAAGCCCGAAACTTCCTCGTCGCCGGTGGCCTCGCCGTCGAGCATGATCGGGATGTGCTCGGCGATGAACGTGCTCTCTTTTTCCTTGGGCGAGTACTGCAGCCCGGTCTCCTTGTCGTAGAGGGCGACTTCCTCGGCGTAGCGGTTGATCTCCTCCTCGCGGGGTTTGTACTGGTCGATCCCCAGCATCGCGCGTGCGTAGTCGGCCACGAGAACGGAGAGGGCCTGGGCAGTCCCGCCGGCTGAGCGAATCGGCCCGGCGTAGTAGATGTTGATGAACTCCGAGCCGTCGTCGTTTTCGAGGATCTCGACCCGGTCGATCCCTTCGATGGGTGCGGCGACGACCCCTTCGGTGAGCAGGGCGACCGCCGTCCGAACAGCGCCCTCGATCTTGCCCGCCTTGGAGTCGTAGTTGCCGACGCTGCCGTCGACGAAGTCCTCGACCAGTTCCAGAGCGGCTTCCTCGCGAGACATCTCGCCTTCGAGTTCGCGAACTCGCTCGGCGACGCCCTCGATCCCGAGGATGTTCTCGACACGGTCGGCCATGTCCCGCGCAGTCGGAATCTCGACTTCGGGTACGGGATCGCCGCCGCGCTCGCGGGCCTCGTTGGCGATCGCTATCGCCTCTTCGAGGCCGGTTTCGAGCGTCTCGAAGTAGCGCTCGTCGACCTCCCTCATAGCGGCCAGAGATCGAGATCGGTCGGTTCGTCGTGGGCGCGTTCGAGCGACTCCTCGAAGGCCCGGACGTACAGTTCACCCGCGAAGACCGTTCCGGCATCGAGGTGGCCCGCAACGGTCGAGCCGTCCGCTCGCGAGAGAACGGCGTGGGTGTGTGCGAACGGGTCGCCCTCGAGCAGCGAGACGTTTCCAATGCAGGCGGCGACCTCCAGCGGTTCGTCGAACTCCATCGGATAATACTCCAGATCGGTCTGATCGTAGTACAGCAGTTTCGCGTCTTGAACGGCACCCAGACCGACGAAAAAGGCGGCCTCGATCTCTTCCGCACGTGCGAAGTCCTCGATCTGTGCGCGCCAGTCCTCGCCGTGTGCGAGACGCGCGACGAACTCGCGGGTTCCCTCGACTTCGCGATAATCCATATCCACACGAAACGGGCGGGAGCGATAAAATAGTTGCCAAGGGCCCGAAGACTGTTTTGTCAGAGTACCGGACGGAAATCGAGTAGTTCGTCAAGACCGACTAACTCGACTGTACTCGGCTGTCATGTGGCTGTCCGGATCGATATGGACAGCGGTTGCTGTCGGTCTGTTCTGGCTCAATTGCGCTTTTTGTGGGTGAACCGGTAATATGCACGACAGTGACCGTCAGTCCTGCCAGCGATCGGGCACCTGGATGGAGTACTTGCCGTCCTCCTGTAGCGCGATGATGTACTCCTCGCGGTCGTACAGTTCCATGAGGTTGAGTTCGTACTGGCCGGGTTCGACGACCTTGATCGACTCGAACTGATCGTTGAGTTCCTCCCGGAGTTCCGAGAGATCGGGGCGGTCGTCGTCGGGTTCCTCGACGACAGTGCCGTCTTCCACAGCCGGTGTCGTCGAGTCGGTGTCCGGGAGCTCGTCCGAGCTGACGATGTCCGAGCGGGCGCTGGCCTGAGCGGCGTCTTCTCCGGTCGGGGGATCGGCAGGTGACTCCGTACCCGCATCGGTAGCCGTGTCGTCGGACCGGTCGTCGAGGGCGACGCCGGCGACGTTCTCCTCGGACGGATCTCGATCCCCGGGCGTCGACGACGCGGCGGGACTCGAAGATGCCGGGGGCGAGTTCACCTCACTCGAATCGGCACCTTCGCTTCCGGTCGAGGAGGGCCCGCCGACTAGGTTCCGGACGGTCGCGGCAGCGTTGCCGACCGTTCCGGTGACACCCTCTTCGGCATCCGGTCGATCCGGCGGTTCGACGTCAGCCGGCGGCTGTTCAGGGATATCGGTCCCCTCGGGGTGGAACTGGAACTTCGTGCCGCCACACTCCGGACAGCCGGAGAGCATCTCCTTGGAGCCGTCCTCGAACACGTGCCCGCAGGTGGTACACTGGTGTGGCATCAGTTCCGGGAGACGAGTGCGCTGATGAGCGTTTCGTCCTTGTGGAGGGTCTCGATCTGATCGGCCGGCCCGATGACGGTCAACTTGTTCGGTGTCGAGTCTTTCCCCATCAGGCGTCCGAGGAAGCTGCCCTCGTCGTCGCCGGACTGTGGATAGCTCTCGATCTCGATTCCGTTGAACTCGTCGGGGCTGATCTCGGTCATCGTCACTTCGATCAGTCGCGATTCCTCGTCCGGAGTGAGCCCTTCTTCCAGGATTACGATGTTGCCCTCGCGGACGCCGTCGAGGATGATCCGGATCTTCTCCATGCTGGTCAGGCCCTCCATGCGCTGACCGCTGATCATGTCGATCTGCACGCCGTCAGTGTCGTCTGGTGCTTTGACTTCTGCCATCGTGATCACCCGAAGTACTCCGCGATCTTGTCGTAGACCTCGTCCATATTGTCGCCTTCCAGCGCGGAGAGAGGCACCGTCTCGTGCTGGGGAAACGCGTTGCGGATGCGCTGGACCGAGGAGTCCTCCAGGTCGATCTTGTTCGCGAAGATCAACACGGGCAGGTCCTGACTCTCGATGATGCCGATCAACATCGTGTTGACCTGCGTGAACGGATCCTCGGCGCTGTCCAGCACGTAGATCACGCCGTCGACGTCCTCGCGAAGCCAGTGCATCGCCTCGGCGACGCCTTCAGTGGCTTCCCTGGAGCGACGGACCGCGTCCTCTTTCTCCATGTCGTGATCGAGGAACTCCGTGTAATCGACTTTCGTCGTCACACCTGGCGTGTCGACGATGTCGATCGAGACGGACTTGCCGTTCCGTTCGATCTCGACGTTCTCTTTCCGACGGGCGCGTCGGGTCTCGTGTGGAATGTGACTCTCCGGTCCGACGGCGTCACCGTGTTCCGTCCAGTCACGAGCGATCCGGTTCGCCAGCGTCGTCTTGCCGGCGTTTGGCGGCCCGTAGATGCCGATACGTTTCGGGTCCTGTTCAGAGAACAGCGACGAAGCTGCACGGGAAATGCTGTCTCTGAGTCCTGTGAGCAGTCCCATCCTCAGTATCCTCCCGCGCCCGATACCGGGCGTCTGGGCGTACAAGCTATCCGTATTCACTTAAGTGTGCGTCAGACACCCATAAACAACCGTACACAACAGGAGGGGAGCTAGTACACTGATCTCGGACGGTGCAAGTTCGCTTCGCTTGTGGAGGTTCGGCCTGATACTGGGTGGCTATACGTTCGGAAAGACATTCGGCACGCTGTCGTGCCGGATCGTTTCGGAATGTTATAGCTATCAGTATGGGAACGGTGGAAACTCCGTTGAATCCCACCTGCGAAAAGTGCGGGGTTATATGTCACACCCATAGTTCAGAGAGATTATTCGAGATACAGTGTCCTAGATTTCCAAACTCCTCACCCCCACCCCTTCGTTTCAAGTGGAACACTGAGCAGGATGGGGTGGGATCGAGTGGAACGAGGGAGGAAACTGTACGAAACGAGGGGACTGACGGCGGCTGGGTCCGAGACGCAGTATATCAAAGCTACTAGAGAGGAGGAGAAATACTAGAAAGA comes from the Halapricum desulfuricans genome and includes:
- a CDS encoding DNA polymerase II large subunit, whose protein sequence is MREVDERYFETLETGLEEAIAIANEARERGGDPVPEVEIPTARDMADRVENILGIEGVAERVRELEGEMSREEAALELVEDFVDGSVGNYDSKAGKIEGAVRTAVALLTEGVVAAPIEGIDRVEILENDDGSEFINIYYAGPIRSAGGTAQALSVLVADYARAMLGIDQYKPREEEINRYAEEVALYDKETGLQYSPKEKESTFIAEHIPIMLDGEATGDEEVSGFRDLERVDTNSSRGGMCLVFAEGIALKAPKIQRYTRNLDEVEWPWLQDLIDGTIGKDDGEDDTDAEDSDTEADADDADTDVEDGEPDDELAGPPRADPSEKFLRDLIAGRPVFTHPSEPGGFRLRYGRARNHGNATAGVHPATMHLVDDFLAAGTQLKTERPGKAAGVVPVDSIEGPMVKLANGEVRRIDDPEEAIEVRNGVEAVLDIGEYLVNYGEFVENNHPLVPASYTVEWWVKDFEEAGADVQAMRDAVAVDLEAPSPEEALEWADEYAAPLHPKYTYCWHDITIEDMCELASAVERADIAVPDGATIENEHPSVSDGNVGLVVPRTETAREALETLLVTHVQTEESLIVSEWRPLVRSMGFDDDLDREWSREDLSERARTYADGDNAIVAINEVAPFQVRERAPTRIGNRMGRPEKSEERELSPAVHTLFPIGEAGGAQRDVSKAGTHAENMQDQPGLVEVEVSRRRCVECGTETHEARCPECGGAAEVVYVCPDCGQEVEPDESGRAECSRCETLARPTQRKTIDVHEAYRSALDSVGEREAAFDVLKGVKGLSSKEKVPEPMEKGVLRAKHDVSAFKDGTVRYDMTDLPVTSVRPAELDVTAEQFRELGYEEDVNGDPLRHDDQLVELRVQDIVLSDGAAEHMLKTADFVDDLLAKYYGIDPFYELEDRQDLVGELVFGMAPHTSAATVGRVVGFTTAAVGYAHPYFHAAKRRNCDGDEDCVMLLMDGLLNFSKKYLPDQRGGRMDAPLVMSSRIDPSEIDDEAHNIDIMREYPREFYEATREMVDPEDVEDIMTIAEETLGTDNEYTGFDHTHDTTDIAMGPDLSAYKTLGSMEDKMDAQLELSRKLRAVDETDVAERIIEYHFLPDLIGNLRAFSRQEYRCLDCGESYRRAPLSGECRECGGRVNLTVHEGSVNKYIDTATEVAEEFDCRPYTKQRLEILERSIERIFENDKNKQSGIADFM
- a CDS encoding Era-like GTP-binding protein, whose product is MGLLTGLRDSISRAASSLFSEQDPKRIGIYGPPNAGKTTLANRIARDWTEHGDAVGPESHIPHETRRARRKENVEIERNGKSVSIDIVDTPGVTTKVDYTEFLDHDMEKEDAVRRSREATEGVAEAMHWLREDVDGVIYVLDSAEDPFTQVNTMLIGIIESQDLPVLIFANKIDLEDSSVQRIRNAFPQHETVPLSALEGDNMDEVYDKIAEYFG
- a CDS encoding PPC domain-containing DNA-binding protein, whose amino-acid sequence is MDYREVEGTREFVARLAHGEDWRAQIEDFARAEEIEAAFFVGLGAVQDAKLLYYDQTDLEYYPMEFDEPLEVAACIGNVSLLEGDPFAHTHAVLSRADGSTVAGHLDAGTVFAGELYVRAFEESLERAHDEPTDLDLWPL
- a CDS encoding DUF2073 domain-containing protein, whose protein sequence is MAEVKAPDDTDGVQIDMISGQRMEGLTSMEKIRIILDGVREGNIVILEEGLTPDEESRLIEVTMTEISPDEFNGIEIESYPQSGDDEGSFLGRLMGKDSTPNKLTVIGPADQIETLHKDETLISALVSRN
- a CDS encoding OapC/ArvC family zinc-ribbon domain-containing protein; the encoded protein is MPHQCTTCGHVFEDGSKEMLSGCPECGGTKFQFHPEGTDIPEQPPADVEPPDRPDAEEGVTGTVGNAAATVRNLVGGPSSTGSEGADSSEVNSPPASSSPAASSTPGDRDPSEENVAGVALDDRSDDTATDAGTESPADPPTGEDAAQASARSDIVSSDELPDTDSTTPAVEDGTVVEEPDDDRPDLSELREELNDQFESIKVVEPGQYELNLMELYDREEYIIALQEDGKYSIQVPDRWQD